The following proteins are encoded in a genomic region of Desulfosporosinus youngiae DSM 17734:
- the fabG gene encoding 3-oxoacyl-ACP reductase FabG: protein MKIKDRVALVTGSGQGLGKAIAFALANEGADLAINDISLNEVKARETVWELRKIGTDAEVFLADVTQEREVQQMVEEIIARFGRIDILVNNAGINRDGLIHKGNLQNWQAVMDVNLTGPFICTKAVLPGMRQNNYGRIVNISSLTARLGIPGTGYYASTKSGLIALTKVTAAENMSKGITCNALAPGYIKTDMMMNYPEEQLQALIARIPAGRLAEPAEIADVVAFVAADSAAYMTGAVIDINGGYFI from the coding sequence ATGAAAATTAAAGACAGAGTTGCCCTGGTAACAGGCAGCGGTCAGGGATTAGGAAAAGCAATTGCTTTCGCCTTAGCCAATGAAGGGGCTGACCTGGCAATTAACGATATCTCCCTGAATGAAGTAAAAGCCCGGGAGACCGTTTGGGAACTTCGTAAAATAGGAACCGACGCTGAGGTTTTTCTCGCGGACGTGACTCAGGAACGTGAAGTCCAGCAGATGGTTGAGGAAATCATAGCCCGTTTCGGACGTATCGATATCCTGGTTAATAATGCCGGTATTAATCGTGACGGTTTGATCCATAAAGGCAATTTACAGAATTGGCAGGCCGTAATGGATGTCAATCTTACCGGGCCTTTTATCTGTACAAAAGCCGTCTTGCCTGGTATGAGACAAAATAATTATGGCCGGATTGTCAATATCTCATCTCTTACGGCCAGACTGGGTATCCCGGGGACGGGGTATTATGCGTCAACAAAATCGGGGTTAATCGCCTTAACTAAAGTTACGGCTGCTGAGAATATGTCCAAAGGAATTACCTGTAATGCCCTGGCCCCCGGTTATATTAAAACGGATATGATGATGAACTATCCTGAAGAACAACTTCAGGCACTCATTGCCAGGATTCCAGCCGGCCGTTTAGCGGAACCGGCTGAAATCGCCGATGTGGTTGCCTTTGTCGCGGCTGATTCTGCAGCCTACATGACAGGTGCGGTGATCGATATCAATGGAGGGTATTTTATTTAG
- the meaB gene encoding methylmalonyl Co-A mutase-associated GTPase MeaB: MEKLIEGFIQKDRMALSKLITLVENDSPESLDIMKAIYPLTGKAYVLGVTGPPGAGKSTLVDKLIRNFRSKADGVGVLCIDPSSIFGGGAFLGDRVRMEWAYQDDGVYLRSLATRGALGGLAPRVSEIIKLMDAFGKEVIIVETVGVGQMEADILRYADTKIVVSVPGLGDQMQALKAGILEIADVLVVNKADLPGARDVVDDLQMMLYLRKDSDWTPEIILTEALHDRGISDLDAALERHRTFLGQSGLKERQTRLQREHACYRAVEEGLKNYLRESFLEAEEVKDIFRRVQEEGLNPYQAAAEILQLLFSKTCRGR, encoded by the coding sequence ATGGAAAAACTTATTGAAGGCTTCATCCAAAAAGACCGAATGGCTCTTAGTAAGCTGATCACGCTGGTCGAGAACGATAGCCCTGAATCCCTGGATATTATGAAGGCAATCTATCCCCTGACAGGTAAAGCGTATGTTCTCGGGGTTACCGGTCCTCCCGGCGCTGGAAAAAGTACCTTAGTTGATAAGTTAATTCGTAATTTCAGAAGTAAGGCTGATGGTGTCGGTGTGCTCTGTATAGACCCCAGCAGTATTTTCGGCGGGGGGGCTTTTCTTGGTGACCGGGTGCGAATGGAGTGGGCTTACCAAGATGACGGTGTCTACTTGCGGAGTCTGGCCACCCGTGGTGCTCTGGGCGGTTTGGCTCCCCGGGTAAGTGAAATTATTAAACTGATGGACGCCTTTGGGAAAGAGGTTATCATTGTCGAAACCGTAGGAGTGGGTCAAATGGAAGCCGATATCCTTCGTTATGCCGACACCAAGATTGTTGTTTCCGTTCCGGGACTGGGCGATCAGATGCAGGCCTTAAAGGCCGGAATCTTAGAAATTGCCGATGTCTTAGTTGTCAATAAAGCGGATCTCCCCGGTGCCCGGGATGTGGTCGACGACCTGCAAATGATGCTCTATTTGAGGAAAGACAGTGACTGGACCCCGGAAATTATCCTGACGGAAGCCCTCCATGACCGGGGGATCTCAGACCTGGATGCAGCCCTGGAAAGACACAGAACATTTTTAGGGCAATCGGGATTAAAAGAACGACAGACCCGTCTGCAGCGTGAACATGCCTGCTATAGGGCTGTAGAAGAAGGATTAAAAAACTACCTGCGTGAAAGCTTTTTAGAAGCTGAGGAAGTTAAAGATATTTTCAGGAGAGTTCAGGAGGAAGGCTTAAATCCCTATCAGGCCGCCGCTGAAATTCTGCAATTGCTTTTTAGCAAGACATGTAGAGGAAGGTGA
- a CDS encoding acyl-CoA mutase large subunit family protein, whose protein sequence is MPSEQPKTTAEILEETGKKTENCQVYDPAYLAKVQDGLKEWKKEKVKAQDLANWESIPLTVLGSEIPRELIYTPLNTAGTDYCAQLGNPGEAPFTRGIHSNMYRGRTFTQRQLVGFGGPEDTNLRIKYLLNHGATGINLLFDMPTIQMYDCDDPMAQGSVGSCGVSVNHVQDWELLYEGIDIAKETSSIVTHYPSNTACLFPMYLVMAERRGVPWEQLQGSSQNDMTLEELVRNSSEYIPPKDCFRIECDNIEFIRRNVPKWNFITLNGYNFREFGTSGVTEMAVAATHGMAILDEMIRRGYEVDWVAERLAFFWSGGMDIFEEVARLRAMRRLWYRILKYKYQAKKDRSTWMRCHLQTSGISLVREEPYNNAIRSAFEALAAVLGGVQSLHVDSYDEAISVPSEEASLLSLRTQQIIEHETGVTAVVDPLGGSYYVEALTNQMEEKILAEITEIENQGGYVEAIANGYLSRKIYHYMYKEQMRIEKGEIKIVGHNYQKSSAGEDFEAFRYPEECEARQLQRLEAHRKKRNSAGVEKALHDLKIACREGKNVMEYTVNCARAGCTVGEQWKIFKEVFGLWKRPGVF, encoded by the coding sequence ATGCCAAGTGAACAGCCGAAAACAACGGCAGAGATACTTGAAGAGACCGGTAAGAAAACTGAAAATTGTCAGGTCTATGACCCGGCGTATCTGGCCAAAGTTCAGGATGGTCTGAAGGAATGGAAAAAAGAAAAGGTTAAAGCCCAGGATCTCGCCAATTGGGAAAGTATTCCTCTAACCGTTCTGGGTTCTGAAATTCCCCGGGAACTGATCTATACTCCCTTGAATACTGCCGGTACGGATTACTGTGCTCAACTGGGAAATCCGGGCGAAGCCCCCTTCACCCGGGGAATTCATAGTAATATGTATCGCGGCCGTACCTTTACCCAGCGTCAATTGGTCGGTTTTGGCGGTCCGGAGGACACGAACCTGCGCATAAAGTATTTGCTGAATCACGGAGCGACAGGAATTAATCTCCTTTTTGATATGCCGACGATTCAAATGTATGACTGTGACGACCCAATGGCCCAAGGTTCCGTGGGGTCCTGCGGAGTCAGTGTCAACCATGTTCAGGACTGGGAATTGCTTTATGAAGGGATTGATATTGCTAAAGAAACCTCCTCCATCGTTACCCACTACCCTTCCAATACGGCCTGCCTATTCCCTATGTATCTGGTCATGGCCGAAAGAAGAGGGGTGCCTTGGGAGCAGCTGCAAGGCAGTTCCCAAAATGATATGACCCTTGAAGAACTGGTGCGCAATTCTTCTGAATACATCCCACCTAAAGATTGTTTCCGGATTGAGTGTGACAATATTGAATTCATCCGCCGGAATGTGCCGAAGTGGAATTTCATTACTCTTAATGGCTATAATTTCCGGGAATTCGGGACATCCGGCGTTACGGAGATGGCGGTAGCGGCAACTCACGGGATGGCCATCCTGGATGAAATGATCCGCCGCGGTTACGAAGTGGATTGGGTAGCTGAGAGATTAGCCTTCTTCTGGTCCGGAGGGATGGATATTTTCGAGGAGGTCGCCAGACTGCGGGCCATGAGGAGACTTTGGTACAGAATCCTTAAGTATAAGTATCAGGCGAAGAAGGACCGGTCAACCTGGATGAGATGTCATCTCCAGACTTCCGGGATCAGCTTGGTCAGGGAAGAGCCCTATAACAATGCCATTCGCTCGGCTTTTGAGGCCTTGGCTGCCGTTCTTGGCGGGGTCCAGTCTTTGCATGTCGATTCCTATGACGAGGCAATTTCCGTTCCTTCTGAGGAAGCGTCCCTGCTTTCGTTACGGACCCAGCAAATTATTGAACATGAAACAGGAGTTACCGCTGTCGTTGATCCCTTGGGAGGTTCTTATTACGTAGAGGCTCTGACTAATCAGATGGAAGAGAAGATCTTAGCCGAGATCACAGAGATTGAGAACCAGGGGGGCTATGTGGAAGCTATTGCCAACGGCTATCTCAGCCGGAAAATATACCATTATATGTATAAAGAACAAATGCGGATTGAAAAGGGTGAGATTAAAATTGTCGGTCATAATTACCAAAAAAGCAGTGCGGGGGAAGACTTTGAAGCCTTCCGTTATCCTGAGGAATGTGAGGCCAGACAATTACAGCGCCTTGAGGCTCACAGAAAGAAGAGAAATAGTGCCGGGGTTGAAAAAGCCCTTCATGACTTAAAGATAGCCTGCAGAGAGGGTAAGAACGTCATGGAATATACGGTGAATTGTGCCCGGGCAGGTTGTACGGTTGGTGAACAATGGAAGATTTTTAAAGAAGTTTTTGGCCTTTGGAAACGGCCCGGTGTATTTTAA
- a CDS encoding cobalamin B12-binding domain-containing protein, whose product MDSLEDTRIKVLMCCLGPETHNRGIIVVSTILKEEGMEVVYMGNTTAENALKAALEEDAQIIGVSSLSGAHLRTGKHLLELARQKGLEQSMAFVIGGVIPPQDVKILKDMGFYDVCVSGTKRDDLVTVVKSAAHTVSKVY is encoded by the coding sequence GTGGACAGCTTGGAAGATACAAGAATTAAGGTTTTAATGTGTTGTCTCGGACCCGAGACACATAATCGCGGCATCATTGTGGTGAGTACCATTTTAAAAGAAGAAGGTATGGAAGTTGTCTATATGGGCAACACCACTGCAGAAAATGCCCTGAAAGCAGCCCTGGAAGAAGATGCCCAAATTATTGGGGTCAGCTCACTATCGGGAGCTCATCTGCGGACAGGCAAACATCTTTTGGAATTAGCCAGACAAAAAGGCCTTGAGCAAAGTATGGCCTTTGTCATTGGTGGAGTCATTCCGCCCCAGGATGTTAAAATTCTCAAGGACATGGGTTTTTATGATGTTTGCGTTAGCGGCACGAAAAGGGATGACTTAGTAACTGTAGTAAAAAGTGCCGCTCATACGGTTAGTAAGGTTTACTGA
- a CDS encoding TIGR03915 family putative DNA repair protein has product MFGKSFSRTSEVGGVGRQRLPESSSGLAALDRLYESVEAGTYTKLYHLGVEFKRAQYFILCKGKALAGLKVIPRNVMRALVAVIEPENFVLPLLAYHFSNRYPDEGLMIFDKTHKSALIHQAGRLDIVDVVGWELPEPEEEEMEYRRLWQQFYKTIAIASRDNPRCRMNFMPKRFWKHLTRFYPEQKGTTPSHRAQIMLPGHRQPEGQIINLREELEKL; this is encoded by the coding sequence TTGTTTGGCAAATCTTTCTCCCGAACATCTGAAGTTGGTGGAGTTGGGCGCCAACGGCTACCTGAATCAAGCTCTGGACTGGCAGCCCTTGACCGCCTGTACGAAAGCGTAGAGGCCGGAACCTATACAAAGCTCTACCATCTTGGTGTGGAGTTTAAACGTGCTCAATATTTTATTCTTTGCAAAGGAAAAGCCTTGGCGGGGCTTAAGGTAATCCCCCGCAATGTGATGCGGGCCCTGGTGGCTGTAATTGAACCGGAAAATTTCGTCTTGCCCTTGCTGGCCTATCATTTCTCAAACCGTTACCCCGACGAAGGCTTGATGATTTTTGACAAAACCCATAAGTCGGCCCTCATTCACCAGGCAGGCCGGTTGGACATCGTGGATGTGGTAGGGTGGGAACTGCCGGAGCCGGAGGAGGAAGAGATGGAATATCGTCGCCTCTGGCAGCAATTCTACAAAACCATTGCCATTGCCAGCAGGGATAATCCCCGCTGCCGTATGAATTTTATGCCGAAACGTTTTTGGAAGCACCTGACGAGGTTTTATCCTGAGCAGAAAGGGACAACCCCCAGCCATAGAGCACAGATAATGCTCCCCGGCCATCGTCAGCCCGAGGGTCAAATTATTAATTTAAGGGAGGAATTGGAGAAGTTATAA
- a CDS encoding ABC transporter ATP-binding protein, whose protein sequence is MTILEVNNLKKVYTTRFGGSPVQALANVSFSVEEGEYVAIMGESGSGKTTLLNILASLDKPTSGEVLLKGKALGTIKEKEISAFRRENLGFVFQDFNLLDTFSLQDNIFLPLVLSGKSYEEMSRRLEPIARKLGISDILANYPYEVSGGQKQRCAVARALITKPQLILADEPTGSLDSQSAEGLLRLFKEINRDGQTLLLVTHSVKAASHAKRVLFIKDGEVFHQLYKAGMTDEAMYQKISATLTTMATGGARHE, encoded by the coding sequence ATGACCATTTTAGAGGTGAATAATCTTAAAAAAGTCTATACCACCCGCTTCGGCGGCAGCCCTGTTCAGGCCTTAGCCAATGTGTCCTTCTCCGTGGAAGAGGGTGAATATGTGGCGATCATGGGTGAATCGGGATCAGGCAAAACGACCCTGCTCAATATTCTGGCCTCTCTGGACAAACCCACCAGCGGTGAGGTTCTGCTCAAGGGGAAAGCGCTCGGCACCATTAAGGAAAAGGAGATTTCCGCCTTCCGCCGGGAAAATCTCGGCTTTGTGTTTCAGGATTTTAATTTGCTGGATACCTTCTCCTTGCAGGATAACATTTTCCTGCCCCTGGTGCTGTCCGGCAAGTCCTATGAGGAGATGAGCCGGCGCTTGGAGCCCATTGCCCGCAAGCTGGGAATCAGCGATATCCTGGCCAACTATCCTTATGAAGTGTCGGGAGGGCAGAAGCAGCGCTGTGCCGTAGCCCGCGCTCTGATTACCAAACCCCAGCTGATTCTGGCGGACGAACCCACCGGCTCTCTGGACTCTCAGTCCGCTGAGGGTTTGCTCCGCCTGTTTAAAGAAATCAACCGTGACGGTCAGACCCTGCTGCTGGTGACCCACAGCGTGAAAGCGGCCAGCCATGCCAAACGGGTACTGTTTATTAAGGATGGGGAGGTCTTCCACCAGCTGTATAAAGCCGGAATGACAGATGAAGCCATGTACCAGAAGATCTCCGCTACCCTGACCACCATGGCCACAGGCGGTGCGCGCCATGAGTAG
- a CDS encoding ABC transporter permease has translation MSRFFYAKLAATNLKKNAQTYLPYILTCIGTVMMYYIMFFLAENEGLGKMAGGSQVQMILSLGSYVIAIFAAIFLFYTHSFLIKRRKKEFGLFNILGMEKKHIAKVLAFETLYVAVISLGAGLLGGILFSKLIFMVLLKILNFAVPLGFNVSGPALAAVLFLFAGIFLLTLLNTLRQIHLAKPVELLQGGQTGEKEPKTKWPLVVIGTLSLGGGYYISLTTQSPLDALTQFFFAVLLVMTGTYCLFTAGSIAVLKLLRRNKEYYYQTRHFTAVAGMMYRMKQNAAGLANICIMATAVLVMVSTTVSLYIGMEDVLRTRFPQNIMISAPVPAGQSVEGLQTSVKEVLAKHRLEGKDRLDYRYVAFVGNQEGDRLITDMSNMSNASSSVREFYLIPLEDYNRLAKKTASLGDDEILIYSSRSKYEEDALTVLNRTLTVKERLDSFFENSLNRVSISGSYYIVVKDMDAIKALEEARAEENGDDPSGYRYYLGFDLEAAEADISAVYQDIRTAVGSDYPGSSIESPVAAKESFFAVYGGLFFLGIFLGALFIMATVLIIYYKQVSEGYDDKARFAIMQKVGMSREEVRGSIRSQVLTVFFLPLVAAGIHIAFAFPIITKLLAVLNLTNVGLFAWCTVGTILVFALFYALVYGLTAKVYYRIVSWGTSV, from the coding sequence ATGAGTAGATTTTTTTATGCCAAGCTGGCCGCCACCAATCTGAAAAAGAATGCCCAAACCTATCTGCCCTACATCCTGACCTGCATCGGCACGGTGATGATGTATTACATCATGTTTTTTCTGGCTGAAAATGAGGGCTTGGGAAAAATGGCCGGCGGTTCCCAAGTGCAAATGATCCTCTCCCTGGGCTCCTATGTGATTGCTATTTTCGCGGCAATTTTTCTCTTCTATACCCACAGTTTTCTGATTAAACGGCGCAAAAAGGAATTCGGCCTTTTTAATATCCTGGGTATGGAGAAGAAGCATATCGCCAAAGTCCTGGCCTTCGAAACCCTGTATGTGGCGGTGATCAGCCTGGGGGCGGGCCTGCTGGGCGGGATACTTTTCTCCAAGCTGATCTTTATGGTCCTGCTGAAAATCCTCAACTTTGCGGTGCCCCTGGGCTTCAACGTGTCCGGACCCGCTCTGGCTGCTGTGCTGTTCCTCTTCGCCGGAATTTTCCTGCTGACCCTGCTCAATACCTTGCGCCAAATCCATCTGGCTAAGCCGGTAGAACTCCTGCAGGGCGGTCAGACCGGGGAGAAGGAGCCGAAAACAAAATGGCCTTTGGTAGTCATCGGGACGCTGAGCCTGGGCGGGGGGTATTATATCTCCCTCACCACTCAATCTCCTCTGGACGCCCTGACCCAATTTTTCTTTGCCGTCCTTCTGGTGATGACCGGCACCTATTGTTTATTTACGGCGGGCAGCATTGCAGTGCTCAAACTGCTGCGCCGGAACAAGGAGTATTATTATCAGACCCGGCATTTCACCGCTGTAGCGGGGATGATGTACCGGATGAAGCAAAACGCCGCGGGGCTGGCCAATATTTGCATCATGGCCACTGCCGTGCTGGTGATGGTGTCCACCACCGTGTCCTTGTACATTGGGATGGAGGACGTGTTGCGCACCCGGTTTCCCCAAAATATTATGATTTCCGCCCCCGTGCCTGCCGGTCAATCCGTCGAGGGGTTGCAGACGTCGGTTAAGGAAGTCTTGGCGAAGCACAGGCTGGAGGGGAAGGATAGGCTGGACTACAGGTATGTGGCCTTTGTCGGCAATCAAGAGGGTGACAGGTTGATCACAGATATGAGCAACATGTCCAACGCCTCTTCTTCGGTCAGGGAATTCTATCTGATTCCTCTGGAGGATTATAACCGGCTGGCCAAGAAAACAGCCAGCTTGGGGGATGATGAGATTCTGATTTATTCCAGCCGCAGTAAGTATGAAGAAGATGCCCTGACGGTATTAAACCGGACATTGACAGTTAAGGAAAGGCTGGACTCGTTTTTTGAAAATAGCCTGAATAGGGTATCGATCTCGGGCAGCTATTATATCGTGGTCAAAGATATGGATGCGATCAAAGCCCTAGAGGAGGCCCGGGCTGAAGAAAACGGGGATGATCCGTCAGGGTATCGATATTATCTGGGCTTTGACCTGGAGGCCGCTGAGGCTGACATCTCGGCTGTTTACCAGGACATCCGCACTGCCGTGGGCAGCGATTATCCCGGCAGCAGCATCGAATCCCCGGTGGCAGCCAAGGAATCCTTTTTCGCTGTTTATGGAGGCTTGTTCTTCCTGGGCATTTTCCTGGGGGCCCTGTTTATCATGGCTACCGTGCTGATCATCTATTACAAGCAGGTCTCCGAGGGGTATGACGATAAGGCCCGCTTTGCAATCATGCAGAAGGTGGGAATGAGCCGTGAGGAGGTCAGAGGCTCGATCCGCAGTCAGGTCCTGACCGTATTTTTCCTGCCCCTGGTTGCCGCCGGGATTCATATTGCCTTCGCTTTTCCCATCATTACTAAATTGCTGGCCGTACTGAATCTCACCAATGTGGGTTTGTTTGCCTGGTGCACAGTGGGTACTATCTTGGTTTTTGCCCTGTTTTATGCCCTTGTCTACGGGCTGACGGCCAAAGTGTATTACCGGATCGTCAGTTGGGGGACGTCTGTATAA
- a CDS encoding EamA family transporter, whose amino-acid sequence MWNMLWPILIVVAANTIYNISAKSTPANINSFASLSVTYLIAMICSVIMYFVTSENKNLLQELSKTNWTTYALGVAIVGLEFGFICVYRAGWKISTAYLFASITLACVLLIVGFLLYKEVLSLHQILGMGVCVVGLILLAK is encoded by the coding sequence ATGTGGAATATGCTATGGCCAATTCTGATTGTTGTTGCTGCAAATACAATTTACAACATCAGTGCAAAATCAACACCGGCAAATATTAATTCATTTGCTTCCCTTTCTGTTACTTACCTAATAGCTATGATTTGTTCAGTAATTATGTATTTCGTTACCAGTGAAAACAAAAACCTTTTACAAGAATTATCAAAAACGAATTGGACGACCTATGCCCTCGGAGTAGCAATCGTTGGCTTGGAATTTGGGTTTATATGTGTTTATCGTGCTGGATGGAAAATAAGCACAGCATATTTATTTGCCAGTATAACCTTGGCTTGTGTTTTGTTAATCGTTGGATTTCTCTTATACAAGGAAGTGCTTAGCTTGCATCAAATACTGGGAATGGGAGTATGTGTAGTCGGTCTGATTCTGCTTGCCAAATAA
- a CDS encoding alpha/beta hydrolase: MNRELRHKGKKRMCIAILTVLLCIAFLVCIILPPSLGKTKPFIDDKGNTIDGSISEKIHVDINGTSLGMFIMAKDDSKPVLLFLGGGPGIPEYFLEQNYPTGLENEFVVCYMDYRGTALSYNPAISIETMTSEQYIADVIGVTNYLLNRFNQNKIYLIGHSFGTYIGIRAASQNPELYQAYIAIAQITNQNKSEKIAYNYMLEQYRSAENLKMVKKFEGYSILTSDKAYEQYFTSSLRDTAMHELGVGTMHHMNSVISGIFFPSLRCTVYTPAERINIWRGKALAQATSVVTDSAQFNAFKDVPALDIPIYFLAGIYDYTCNYSLQKEYCEQIQAPLKGFYTFENSAHSPLFEEPKKALSILLEDIVTGRNTLSD; encoded by the coding sequence ATGAATAGAGAATTAAGGCATAAAGGAAAGAAAAGAATGTGTATTGCTATCCTTACAGTGTTATTGTGTATCGCATTTTTGGTTTGTATCATATTGCCCCCTAGTTTGGGGAAAACAAAACCATTCATTGATGATAAGGGAAATACCATTGACGGAAGCATCTCAGAAAAAATACATGTGGATATCAATGGCACATCACTTGGAATGTTTATCATGGCAAAAGACGACAGCAAACCTGTCCTGCTCTTTCTTGGTGGAGGTCCCGGCATACCGGAGTATTTTTTGGAACAGAATTATCCCACCGGGCTTGAAAATGAATTTGTCGTTTGTTACATGGATTACCGTGGAACAGCTCTTTCCTACAATCCTGCTATTTCAATAGAAACCATGACATCAGAGCAATATATCGCAGATGTTATCGGCGTGACAAATTACCTGCTCAATCGATTTAATCAAAATAAAATCTATTTGATCGGTCATTCTTTTGGCACATATATTGGTATCCGGGCTGCATCGCAAAATCCAGAATTATATCAGGCCTACATCGCAATTGCACAAATTACCAATCAAAACAAATCTGAAAAAATAGCCTATAACTATATGTTGGAACAATATCGGTCTGCTGAAAACTTGAAAATGGTGAAAAAATTTGAGGGCTATTCGATTTTAACCTCTGATAAAGCATACGAGCAGTATTTTACATCTTCCCTGCGCGATACCGCAATGCATGAACTTGGGGTTGGTACAATGCACCATATGAACTCTGTTATAAGCGGCATTTTCTTTCCGAGTTTACGTTGTACCGTTTACACACCGGCAGAACGCATAAATATTTGGCGAGGCAAAGCATTGGCACAGGCGACTTCTGTTGTAACAGACAGCGCACAATTTAATGCTTTTAAGGACGTTCCCGCTCTCGATATTCCCATTTACTTTCTGGCAGGAATTTATGATTATACTTGCAACTATTCTTTGCAAAAAGAATACTGCGAGCAGATTCAAGCACCGTTAAAAGGGTTTTACACCTTTGAAAACTCCGCGCATAGTCCGTTGTTCGAAGAACCTAAAAAAGCACTTTCTATCTTGTTGGAGGATATTGTAACGGGAAGAAATACATTATCTGATTAA